In Scyliorhinus canicula chromosome 8, sScyCan1.1, whole genome shotgun sequence, one DNA window encodes the following:
- the nxnl2 gene encoding nucleoredoxin-like protein 2, whose product MVEVFAGHTLVNKDGEEVDSEEALKNKVVGIYFSGGWCPPCRDFTPLLCEFYTELVQESEPAAQFEIVFVSSDKSEDDMMDYMGSMHGDWLAVPWQDAYKLELKKKYCITAIPKLVIVKQNGDVITDKGRKQIRDQGMACFRNWIEVAEIFQNFTVD is encoded by the exons ATGGTGGAGGTGTTCGCAGGTCACACACTGGTGAATAAAGACGGCGAGGAGGTGGACTCGGAGGAGGCCTTGAAGAATAAAGTTGTGGGTATCTATTTTTCGGGGGGCTGGTGTCCTCCGTGTCGGGATTTCACGCCGCTCCTGTGCGAATTCTACACCGAGCTGGTGCAAGAGAGCGAGCCGGCGGCGCAGTTCGAGATCGTCTTCGTGTCTTCAGATAAGAGCGAAGATGATATGATGGACTACATGGGATCGATGCATGGAGACTGGCTGGCAGTACCCTGGCAAGATGCATACAAACT GGAGTTGAAGAAGAAGTACTGCATTACAGCAATTCCAAAACTGGTGATTGTAAAACAGAATGGAGATGTCATCACTGACAAAGGTCGGAAGCAGATACGAGATCAAGGCATGGCGTGCTTCAGGAACTGGATCGAGGTGGCAGAAATTTTCCAGAACTTTACAGTTGATTGA